Proteins encoded together in one Deinococcus hopiensis KR-140 window:
- a CDS encoding PEGA domain-containing protein — translation MKSIGPYVAARELTGQRPLSVVRTLHATDRLTGMPVLLHVLPHPVPLPALPADPALLAPSDGGITGETAYLLTELPPHARPATDPTLAARGGLRALAALHGAGLTHGGVSSAQLWEVDGRVVLVGAGLPWGGESSPAADLRELLVALEMLGGVPPALQRVALDDTSARELLESFDAVPAGPAPVLGSLPPTREAPTSRPASTARPPALVTLPDPEPALPAHDGSPIVLSGALADTLWNAENAPAKPPAPPPPAVESPFTPDTLMEDSALLVVTPAPPAPAPVGRSDPPPGPAERELLAGDQGKLPEDTHRVIRAVGEGATAPQVAVGSARTAARRVGGEPVRIVWNPDGTRRVVKEGVGGPPPPRRYGPARFPWPLLAVLALLLALGGGFWAWKTRASVSPSRPVTLTPSASRCCPVTFKVSGNAGVPVRLEAVSTPAGTGWKRGDKIGRAPGTVRLPQPGTYVLRVSAQGYRPVTVTVQVPEDAVVPIGLAP, via the coding sequence GTGAAGTCCATCGGCCCCTACGTGGCCGCCCGGGAATTGACCGGGCAGCGGCCCCTCAGCGTGGTGCGGACGCTGCATGCCACCGATCGCCTCACGGGGATGCCGGTGCTGCTGCACGTGCTGCCCCACCCGGTGCCGCTCCCCGCCCTGCCCGCCGACCCCGCCCTGCTCGCCCCGAGCGACGGCGGCATCACGGGCGAGACGGCCTACCTCCTGACCGAGTTGCCGCCCCATGCCCGGCCCGCCACCGATCCCACCCTGGCGGCCCGGGGAGGACTGCGCGCCCTCGCTGCGTTGCACGGAGCCGGGCTGACGCACGGTGGCGTCAGCAGCGCGCAGCTGTGGGAGGTGGACGGCCGCGTGGTGCTCGTCGGTGCGGGCCTTCCATGGGGCGGCGAGTCCTCGCCCGCCGCCGATCTGCGTGAGCTGCTCGTGGCGCTGGAAATGCTGGGTGGGGTGCCCCCGGCCCTGCAGCGTGTGGCGCTGGACGACACCTCAGCCCGGGAACTGCTGGAAAGCTTTGACGCGGTGCCTGCTGGCCCGGCCCCGGTCCTCGGATCCTTGCCCCCCACCCGTGAGGCGCCCACGTCCCGTCCCGCGTCCACCGCTCGCCCGCCCGCGCTGGTCACCCTCCCCGACCCCGAGCCCGCTCTCCCCGCCCACGACGGCTCTCCCATCGTCCTTAGTGGCGCGCTGGCCGATACCCTGTGGAACGCGGAAAACGCGCCAGCCAAGCCGCCGGCACCGCCCCCGCCTGCGGTGGAGTCGCCCTTCACGCCCGATACCCTGATGGAGGACTCGGCCCTGCTGGTGGTCACGCCCGCCCCTCCCGCTCCTGCACCGGTGGGGCGCTCGGACCCGCCGCCTGGCCCAGCCGAACGAGAGCTGCTTGCCGGGGACCAGGGCAAGCTGCCAGAGGACACCCACCGGGTGATCCGCGCCGTGGGGGAGGGCGCAACCGCGCCGCAGGTGGCCGTGGGCAGCGCCCGCACCGCCGCCCGGCGGGTCGGCGGCGAGCCGGTCCGCATCGTGTGGAACCCCGACGGCACCCGGCGGGTGGTCAAGGAAGGGGTGGGCGGGCCGCCCCCGCCCCGGCGTTACGGCCCCGCCCGGTTCCCGTGGCCACTGTTGGCTGTGCTGGCGCTCCTGCTCGCGCTGGGCGGAGGCTTCTGGGCCTGGAAGACGCGCGCGTCCGTCTCTCCGTCCCGCCCGGTGACCCTCACGCCGAGCGCTTCCCGGTGCTGCCCGGTGACCTTCAAGGTCAGCGGCAACGCGGGCGTACCCGTGCGCCTGGAGGCCGTCTCGACCCCAGCTGGCACGGGGTGGAAGCGCGGAGACAAGATCGGGCGTGCGCCCGGCACCGTCCGCCTCCCGCAACCGGGAACGTACGTCCTGCGCGTCTCGGCCCAGGGCTACCGCCCCGTCACGGTGACGGTTCAGGTGCCGGAGGACGCGGTGGTGCCCATCGGGCTGGCGCCCTGA
- the guaA gene encoding glutamine-hydrolyzing GMP synthase, which translates to MSVVILDFGSQFTRLIARRFRELGAYSVILPGNASLERIAQENPQGIVLSGGPSSVYDAAAPRPAPGVLDLDVPILGVCYGMQYLAHEVGGDVKRAGKREYGKADLTRYGGQLFAGIQGEFVAWMSHSDSVTQLPRGYEVIAETEDTPVAGIENPVTRRYGVQFHPEVVHTPKGGQMLANFLEICGVARDWNAEHIIDELIEGVRAQVGEGRVLLAISGGVDSSTLGLLLARAIGEKLTAVFIDHGLLRLGEREQVEAALRPLGVNLVTVDARAEFIGALSGVSDPEQKRKIIGREFIRAFEREAREYGPFDFLAQGTLYPDVIESAGGEGAANIKSHHNVGGLPEDLAFKLVEPFRTLFKDEVREIARLLGLPDHIRMRHPFPGPGLAIRCLGAISEEKLDILKRVDDIFVSGLREFGLYDGCSQALAILTPIQSVGVMGDERTYSYTAALRAVTTDDFMTAEWARLPYDFLATMSNRIVNQVHEINRVVYDITGKPPATIEWE; encoded by the coding sequence GTGAGTGTCGTCATTCTCGACTTCGGCAGCCAGTTCACGCGCCTGATCGCCCGGCGCTTTCGCGAACTTGGCGCGTACAGCGTGATCTTGCCGGGCAATGCCAGCCTGGAGCGCATCGCGCAGGAAAATCCTCAGGGCATCGTGTTGTCGGGCGGGCCCAGCAGCGTGTACGACGCTGCGGCCCCGCGCCCCGCACCCGGCGTGCTGGACCTCGACGTGCCGATCCTGGGCGTGTGCTACGGCATGCAGTACCTCGCCCACGAGGTAGGCGGCGACGTGAAGCGCGCGGGCAAGCGCGAGTACGGCAAGGCGGACCTGACCCGTTACGGTGGACAGCTGTTCGCGGGCATTCAGGGCGAATTCGTCGCCTGGATGAGCCACAGTGACTCCGTGACGCAGCTGCCCCGCGGCTATGAGGTGATCGCCGAGACCGAGGACACCCCCGTCGCGGGCATCGAGAACCCGGTCACCCGGCGCTACGGCGTGCAGTTCCACCCGGAAGTGGTTCACACCCCCAAGGGCGGGCAGATGCTGGCGAACTTCCTCGAGATCTGCGGTGTGGCGCGCGACTGGAACGCCGAACACATCATCGACGAGCTGATTGAGGGCGTGCGCGCGCAGGTGGGCGAGGGCCGGGTGCTGCTCGCGATCAGCGGCGGGGTGGATTCCTCCACGTTGGGGTTGCTGCTCGCGCGGGCCATCGGCGAGAAACTCACCGCCGTGTTTATCGACCACGGCCTTTTGAGGCTCGGCGAGCGCGAGCAGGTGGAGGCGGCGCTGCGGCCTCTGGGCGTGAATCTGGTGACGGTGGACGCCCGCGCTGAATTCATCGGGGCCCTCTCGGGCGTCTCGGACCCCGAACAGAAGCGCAAGATCATCGGGCGCGAGTTTATCCGGGCCTTCGAGCGGGAGGCGCGCGAGTACGGGCCCTTCGATTTCCTCGCGCAGGGCACCCTCTACCCGGACGTGATCGAGTCGGCGGGCGGCGAGGGTGCGGCCAACATCAAGAGCCACCACAACGTGGGTGGCCTGCCCGAGGACCTGGCCTTCAAGCTCGTCGAACCCTTCCGCACCCTCTTCAAGGACGAGGTGCGGGAAATCGCGCGCCTGCTCGGCCTACCGGACCACATCCGGATGCGTCACCCCTTTCCGGGCCCGGGATTGGCGATTCGCTGCCTGGGCGCAATCAGTGAGGAAAAACTCGACATTCTCAAGCGGGTGGACGACATCTTTGTCTCGGGGCTACGCGAGTTCGGGCTGTACGACGGTTGTAGCCAGGCGCTGGCGATCCTGACGCCCATCCAGTCGGTCGGCGTGATGGGCGATGAACGCACCTATTCGTATACGGCGGCGCTGCGGGCCGTGACCACCGACGACTTCATGACCGCCGAGTGGGCCAGGCTGCCCTACGACTTTCTCGCCACCATGAGTAACCGCATCGTCAACCAGGTCCACGAGATCAACCGGGTCGTCTACGACATTACCGGCAAGCCGCCTGCCACCATCGAGTGGGAGTGA
- a CDS encoding sensor domain-containing diguanylate cyclase, with protein sequence MDGPTRVLALARQALLRTQALYDLARTLTQAGSEDDVLHRVVSAPTTLLGVHRAVLITLNPEAELVRHFLVAGPGARYVQRPDWEELQGGLTGWALRERRVAVSPANYLDPRESPAVQARRQQTQCGGIVVLPLLLDGAVYGTLTVIHTPQAGDFSDDEVAWLEALTFQAMAALEGLRHAREQPQMAAPFDGLTGLPTALLADDRLRQAVARSRATHAPFALLLVDIGSLTEVNGRYGRASGDALLTQVAARLQDVVRPPNTVARRSGDGFMVLVEDLPGGSDARGVTALILGVFGAPFEVSGEALRVTASVGVALFPVDGTDPASLQQRAQVTLQQGKALGDPAGDT encoded by the coding sequence ATGGACGGTCCCACGCGCGTGCTCGCCCTCGCCCGTCAGGCGCTCCTGCGGACCCAGGCGCTGTACGACTTGGCCAGGACCCTGACCCAGGCGGGCTCTGAAGACGACGTGCTGCACCGGGTGGTCAGCGCCCCCACCACACTCCTGGGGGTTCACCGGGCAGTTCTGATCACGCTCAACCCGGAAGCGGAGCTGGTCCGGCATTTTCTGGTGGCGGGGCCGGGCGCGCGGTACGTGCAGCGGCCCGACTGGGAGGAACTGCAGGGTGGCCTGACCGGCTGGGCCCTGCGAGAGCGCCGGGTCGCGGTGTCGCCCGCGAACTACCTCGACCCGCGCGAGAGCCCGGCGGTGCAGGCGCGCCGGCAGCAGACCCAGTGCGGCGGCATCGTGGTGCTGCCGCTGCTCCTGGACGGCGCGGTGTACGGCACCCTCACCGTTATCCACACCCCCCAGGCCGGCGATTTCAGCGATGACGAGGTGGCGTGGCTCGAAGCCCTCACATTTCAGGCGATGGCCGCGCTGGAGGGGCTGCGGCACGCCCGGGAACAACCGCAGATGGCCGCACCCTTCGACGGGTTGACTGGCCTGCCCACGGCCCTGCTGGCCGACGACCGGCTGCGTCAGGCGGTGGCGCGCAGCCGGGCGACGCACGCGCCCTTCGCGCTCCTGCTCGTGGACATCGGCTCCCTCACGGAGGTGAACGGGCGATATGGCCGCGCGTCGGGCGACGCCCTGCTCACGCAGGTGGCCGCCCGACTTCAGGACGTGGTGCGTCCCCCCAACACGGTGGCGCGGCGCTCAGGCGACGGGTTCATGGTGCTGGTGGAGGACCTGCCCGGTGGGAGCGATGCACGCGGGGTCACGGCCCTGATTCTCGGTGTGTTTGGCGCGCCCTTTGAGGTCAGCGGAGAGGCGCTGAGGGTCACAGCGTCCGTGGGCGTGGCCCTCTTTCCCGTCGACGGCACGGACCCCGCCTCGCTCCAGCAGCGGGCCCAGGTCACCCTGCAGCAGGGCAAAGCGCTGGGGGACCCTGCGGGCGACACCTGA
- the pckA gene encoding phosphoenolpyruvate carboxykinase (ATP), producing the protein MSLTRTPLLQKLGIQNATVHHNLGVDELYAAALRLGEGVQSASGPLTVHTNKTGRSPKDRFIVEDELTRDQVWWGGFNTPASPEVFDRLLAKMTAHAAGGELFVQDVFAGTDSEYRLGVRAVTEMAYHSLFVRNMFVRPSDAERAEFEPDWTVLNLPSFRADPETDGVRSDTFILVNFSRRMILVGGTEYAGENKKGIFGVLNFLLPSLGVMPMHCSANVGDEGDVALFFGLSGTGKTTLSADPSRRLIGDDEHGWTDAGIFNFEGGCYAKVVRLNPEAEPDIFRTTQTYGTVLENVVLRRDGTPDLDDDSLTENTRSAYPITQIAHSVPEGRAGHPRNIIFLTADAFGVLPPLSRLTPEQTMYQFISGFTAKIPGTEDGVTEPIPTFSTCFGAPFMPRHPGEYARLLAGKIGESGARVWLVNTGWSGGQYGTGTRMSIRHTRALIHAALSGALDSAAFVREPFFGLEIPTAVNGVPAEVLNPRGAWADSAAYDRTARKLARMFRDNFGRFEDGVDPAVTASMPEHADS; encoded by the coding sequence ATGAGCCTGACCCGAACTCCCCTGCTGCAAAAACTTGGTATCCAGAATGCAACCGTGCACCACAACCTCGGCGTCGATGAGCTGTACGCAGCGGCGCTGCGGCTGGGCGAGGGCGTTCAGTCGGCCAGCGGGCCGCTGACGGTCCACACCAACAAGACGGGCCGCAGCCCCAAAGACCGGTTTATCGTCGAGGACGAGCTGACGCGCGATCAGGTGTGGTGGGGCGGCTTCAATACACCTGCCTCGCCGGAAGTGTTTGACCGGCTGCTGGCGAAGATGACCGCCCACGCGGCGGGAGGCGAGCTGTTCGTACAGGACGTGTTCGCGGGGACAGACTCCGAATACCGCCTCGGCGTGCGGGCCGTGACCGAGATGGCCTACCACTCGCTGTTCGTCCGCAACATGTTTGTGCGGCCAAGCGACGCCGAGCGGGCCGAGTTCGAGCCGGACTGGACCGTCTTGAACCTGCCTTCCTTTCGTGCAGATCCTGAGACGGACGGTGTGCGCAGCGACACCTTCATTCTGGTGAACTTCAGCCGCCGCATGATCCTGGTAGGCGGCACCGAGTACGCGGGCGAAAACAAGAAGGGGATCTTCGGGGTGCTGAACTTCCTGCTGCCGTCCCTGGGCGTGATGCCCATGCACTGCTCGGCCAATGTCGGCGACGAGGGGGATGTGGCGCTGTTTTTCGGCCTGTCGGGCACTGGCAAGACCACCCTGTCGGCGGACCCCAGCCGCCGCCTTATCGGGGACGACGAACACGGCTGGACCGACGCGGGCATCTTCAACTTCGAGGGCGGATGCTACGCCAAGGTGGTGCGCCTGAACCCGGAAGCCGAACCCGACATCTTCCGCACCACGCAGACCTACGGTACGGTGCTGGAAAACGTGGTGCTGCGGCGCGACGGCACGCCGGACCTCGACGACGATTCCCTCACCGAGAACACCCGCAGCGCCTACCCGATCACCCAGATCGCCCACAGCGTGCCCGAGGGCCGCGCCGGGCACCCCAGGAATATTATCTTCCTGACCGCCGACGCCTTCGGGGTGCTGCCGCCGCTAAGCCGCCTGACGCCTGAACAGACCATGTACCAGTTCATCAGCGGCTTTACAGCCAAGATTCCCGGCACTGAGGACGGCGTCACTGAGCCCATCCCCACCTTCTCCACCTGCTTCGGCGCGCCCTTCATGCCCCGGCACCCCGGCGAGTACGCGCGGCTGCTGGCCGGCAAGATCGGGGAAAGCGGCGCGCGGGTGTGGCTGGTCAACACCGGCTGGAGCGGCGGTCAGTACGGCACCGGCACGCGCATGAGCATCCGACATACCCGCGCCCTGATTCACGCTGCGCTCTCGGGTGCGCTGGACAGCGCGGCCTTTGTCCGCGAGCCCTTCTTCGGCCTGGAAATCCCGACGGCGGTGAACGGCGTGCCCGCGGAGGTGCTCAACCCGCGCGGCGCCTGGGCCGACAGCGCAGCCTATGACCGCACCGCCCGCAAGCTGGCCCGCATGTTCCGCGACAACTTTGGGCGCTTCGAGGACGGGGTAGACCCGGCGGTGACCGCGAGTATGCCCGAGCACGCGGACAGCTGA
- a CDS encoding protease complex subunit PrcB family protein gives MNKTLTAALALSAALLSGCSMTGSGQLRVHEALLYGGTQERIAWIYGNMGSGTASSVKLGGAALDLRAQVQDRLAVPGTLSVNGKATYRLPTSALPPKLSLVRDTAGLFDVNFSHGVQAIYYTDGRTWTRLNGTSGRGVRGTGVTGLRDAGRLTVDEAEALGSALLGQGPLAVAVLNEGEVPDGPLTVEPAPSEYRRTALYVLPGILTVSALGGVTSPAPTPTPGGRVSFSQVASGTNASVTEADVQVATTQAAARALLGLAYGRQTGIPSVPTLSGNETLVGVFLGQRSTGGYSVGVTDVSAQGGILTVTVSLQAPGAGSITTQALTTPWTVIRVPGIYRDVRVVDPQGRPVR, from the coding sequence ATGAACAAAACCCTGACCGCCGCGCTTGCCCTGAGCGCGGCCCTTCTCTCAGGCTGCAGCATGACCGGTAGCGGCCAACTGCGCGTCCACGAGGCGCTGCTCTACGGCGGAACCCAGGAGCGTATCGCCTGGATCTACGGCAACATGGGGTCCGGCACGGCGAGCAGCGTCAAACTCGGCGGCGCGGCGCTGGACCTGCGCGCCCAGGTCCAAGACCGCCTCGCGGTGCCCGGAACGCTGAGCGTGAATGGCAAGGCCACCTACCGGCTGCCCACATCAGCGCTGCCGCCCAAGCTGTCGCTGGTCCGCGACACGGCGGGTCTCTTCGACGTGAACTTCAGTCACGGGGTGCAGGCCATCTACTATACGGACGGCCGCACTTGGACCCGCCTCAACGGGACCTCGGGCCGGGGCGTGCGCGGCACAGGCGTGACGGGCCTGCGCGACGCCGGCCGCCTGACCGTGGACGAGGCCGAGGCGCTCGGGAGCGCCCTGCTGGGGCAGGGACCGCTGGCCGTCGCCGTGCTAAACGAGGGCGAGGTGCCGGACGGACCCCTGACCGTGGAACCCGCCCCGAGTGAATACCGCCGCACGGCGCTGTATGTCCTGCCGGGCATCCTCACCGTTTCTGCCCTGGGCGGCGTGACCTCGCCTGCCCCCACTCCCACCCCCGGAGGACGCGTGAGTTTCAGCCAAGTCGCCAGCGGTACCAACGCCAGCGTGACCGAAGCCGATGTGCAGGTGGCGACCACCCAGGCGGCGGCCCGCGCCCTGCTGGGTCTGGCCTACGGACGGCAGACCGGAATTCCCTCCGTCCCCACCCTCTCGGGCAACGAAACGCTGGTGGGCGTGTTCCTGGGTCAGCGCTCGACGGGCGGCTACAGCGTCGGGGTAACCGACGTGAGCGCCCAGGGCGGCATCCTCACCGTCACCGTAAGCCTTCAGGCCCCCGGAGCGGGCAGCATTACGACGCAGGCCCTCACGACTCCCTGGACGGTCATCCGCGTTCCGGGGATCTACCGCGACGTGCGCGTTGTGGATCCCCAGGGCCGCCCTGTTCGCTGA